A single genomic interval of Heteronotia binoei isolate CCM8104 ecotype False Entrance Well chromosome 11, APGP_CSIRO_Hbin_v1, whole genome shotgun sequence harbors:
- the ANAPC7 gene encoding anaphase-promoting complex subunit 7 isoform X1, with product MPGEQRGQPRSADAVMASLAARTPSRGAILEFLQRAPTGRVTDRPTDPPPFLPLPPRPPFRLLPVAMSVVDHVREMAAAGLHSNVRLLSGLLLTMSGNNPELFSPSQKYQLLVYHADSLFHDKEYRNAVSKYTMALQQKKALSKTSKVRPSTGNAASTPPSQCLPSEIEVKYKMAECYTMLKQDKDAIAILDGIPSRQRTPKINMMLANLYKKAGQERSSVTSYKEVLRQCPLALDAILGLLSLSVKGAEVASMTMNVIQSIPNLDWLSVWIKAYAFVHTGDNTRAINTICSLEKKSLLRDNVDILGSLADLYFRAGDNKNAILKFEQAQMLDPYLIKGMDVYGYLLAREGRLEDVENLGCRLFNISDQHAEPWVVSGCHSFYSKRYSRALYLGAKAIQLNSNSVQALLLKGAALRNMGRVQEAIIHFREAIRLAPCRLDCYEGLIECYLASNGLREATVMANNVYKTLGANAQTLTLLATVCLEDPVAQEKAKTLLDKALTQRPDYIKAVVKKAELLSREQKYEDGIALLRNALANQSDCILHRMLGDFLVAVNEYQEAMDQYSIALSLDPNDQKSLEGMQKMEKEESPTDATQEEDVDDMEGSGEEGDLEGSDSEAAQWADQEQWFGMQ from the exons ATGCCAGGCGAACAGCGTGGACAGCCCCGCAGCGCTGACGCCGTTATGGCCTCCTTGGCGGCGAGGACCCCTAGCCGAGGCGCCATTTTAGAGTTCCTTCAGAGGGCTCCCACCGGACGGGTGACCGATCGACCGACCGACCCGCCGCcgttccttcctcttcctccccggcCGCCGTTTCGCCTCCTCCCCGTCGCCATGAGCGTGGTGGATCACGTGCGGGAGATGGCGGCCGCCGGGCTCCACTCCAACGTGCGGCTCCTCAGCGGGCTTCTGCTGACCATGAGCGGCAACAACCC GGAGCTGTTTTCTCCATCGCAGAAGTATCAGCTCCTGGTGTATCACGCCGATTCCCTCTTCCACGACAAGGAGTATAGAAATGCCGTTAGTAAGTATACCATGGCTTTGCAGCAGAAGAAAGCGTTGAGTAAAACGTCCAAAGTGAGGCCTTCTACCGGGAATGCTGCGTCGACTCCTCCGAGTCAG TGCCTGCCGTCCGAAATCGAGGTGAAATACAAAATGGCGGAGTGCTATACCATGTTGAAGCAAGACAAAGACGCTATCGCTATACTTGATGGAATCCCATCAAGGCAGAGAACCCCCAAG ATTAACATGATGCTGGCCAATTTGTACAAGAAGGCAGGTCAAGAGCGGTCCTCCGTCACGAGCTACAAAGAGGTGCTGAGGCAGTGTCCATTAGCCCTGGATGCCATCCTAG GTTTGCTGTCGCTCTCTGTAAAAGGCGCGGAAGTTGCCTCCATGACAATGAATGTGATTCAGAGCATCCCAAACCTGGACTGGCTTTCCGTGTGGATCAAAGCATATGCGTTTGTGCACACTGGAGACAACACCAGAGCGATCAACACCATCTG CTCGCTGGAGAAGAAGTCACTGCTGAGGGATAACGTTGATATATTGGGGAGTCTAGCAGACCTTTATTTCAGAGCCGGCGACAACAAGAACGCAATTCTGAAATTCGAACAGGCTCAAATGCTGGATCCGTATCTAATAAAGG GAATGGATGTCTATGGTTATCTGTTAGCTCGTGAAGGTCGCCTGGAAGACGTGGAGAATCTGGGCTGCCGCCTCTTCAATATTTCTGACCAGCATGCAGAGCCTTGGGTGGTCTCAGG GTGCCACAGTTTCTACAGCAAACGCTACTCCCGAGCCTTGTACTTAGGAGCCAAAGCCATCCAGCTGAACAGCAACAGCGTGcaggcactgctgctgaaaggCGCCGCTCTACGGAACATGGGGAGAGTGCAGGAGGCGATCATACACTTCCGCGAAGCTATCCGGCTCGCCCCTTGCAGATTGGACTGCTATGAAG GCCTCATAGAGTGCTACTTGGCATCCAACGGTCTCCGCGAAGCTACCGTCATGGCCAATAACGTCTACAAAACCCTGGGAGCCAATGCGCAGACACTGACGCTTCTAGCCACCGTTTGTCTAGAAGATCCCGTTGCGCAGGAGAAAGCAAAGACGCTGCTGGACAAAGCGTTGACGCAGAGGCCCGACTACATTAAAGCCGTGGTAAAGAAAGCCGAGCTCCTCA GCCGGGAACAGAAATACGAAGATGGAATTGCTTTGCTAAGGAATGCCCTGGCCAATCAGAGTGACTGCATCCTGCATCGGATGTTAGGGGATTTCCTGGTAGCTGTTAATGAGTATCAAGAAGCCATGGACCAGTACAGTATCGCTCTAAG CCTGGATCCCAACGATCAGAAGTCTCTGGAGgggatgcagaagatggagaaagaagaaagcCCCACAGATGCTACCCAGGAGGAGGACGTGGACGACATGGAAGGGAGCGGGGAAGAAGGCGACTTGGAAGGCAGCGACAGCGAAGCCGCCCAGTGGGCCGACCAAGAGCAGTGGTTTGGCATGCAgtga
- the ANAPC7 gene encoding anaphase-promoting complex subunit 7 isoform X2, translating to MPLCLPSEIEVKYKMAECYTMLKQDKDAIAILDGIPSRQRTPKINMMLANLYKKAGQERSSVTSYKEVLRQCPLALDAILGLLSLSVKGAEVASMTMNVIQSIPNLDWLSVWIKAYAFVHTGDNTRAINTICSLEKKSLLRDNVDILGSLADLYFRAGDNKNAILKFEQAQMLDPYLIKGMDVYGYLLAREGRLEDVENLGCRLFNISDQHAEPWVVSGCHSFYSKRYSRALYLGAKAIQLNSNSVQALLLKGAALRNMGRVQEAIIHFREAIRLAPCRLDCYEGLIECYLASNGLREATVMANNVYKTLGANAQTLTLLATVCLEDPVAQEKAKTLLDKALTQRPDYIKAVVKKAELLSREQKYEDGIALLRNALANQSDCILHRMLGDFLVAVNEYQEAMDQYSIALSLDPNDQKSLEGMQKMEKEESPTDATQEEDVDDMEGSGEEGDLEGSDSEAAQWADQEQWFGMQ from the exons ATGCCGTTA TGCCTGCCGTCCGAAATCGAGGTGAAATACAAAATGGCGGAGTGCTATACCATGTTGAAGCAAGACAAAGACGCTATCGCTATACTTGATGGAATCCCATCAAGGCAGAGAACCCCCAAG ATTAACATGATGCTGGCCAATTTGTACAAGAAGGCAGGTCAAGAGCGGTCCTCCGTCACGAGCTACAAAGAGGTGCTGAGGCAGTGTCCATTAGCCCTGGATGCCATCCTAG GTTTGCTGTCGCTCTCTGTAAAAGGCGCGGAAGTTGCCTCCATGACAATGAATGTGATTCAGAGCATCCCAAACCTGGACTGGCTTTCCGTGTGGATCAAAGCATATGCGTTTGTGCACACTGGAGACAACACCAGAGCGATCAACACCATCTG CTCGCTGGAGAAGAAGTCACTGCTGAGGGATAACGTTGATATATTGGGGAGTCTAGCAGACCTTTATTTCAGAGCCGGCGACAACAAGAACGCAATTCTGAAATTCGAACAGGCTCAAATGCTGGATCCGTATCTAATAAAGG GAATGGATGTCTATGGTTATCTGTTAGCTCGTGAAGGTCGCCTGGAAGACGTGGAGAATCTGGGCTGCCGCCTCTTCAATATTTCTGACCAGCATGCAGAGCCTTGGGTGGTCTCAGG GTGCCACAGTTTCTACAGCAAACGCTACTCCCGAGCCTTGTACTTAGGAGCCAAAGCCATCCAGCTGAACAGCAACAGCGTGcaggcactgctgctgaaaggCGCCGCTCTACGGAACATGGGGAGAGTGCAGGAGGCGATCATACACTTCCGCGAAGCTATCCGGCTCGCCCCTTGCAGATTGGACTGCTATGAAG GCCTCATAGAGTGCTACTTGGCATCCAACGGTCTCCGCGAAGCTACCGTCATGGCCAATAACGTCTACAAAACCCTGGGAGCCAATGCGCAGACACTGACGCTTCTAGCCACCGTTTGTCTAGAAGATCCCGTTGCGCAGGAGAAAGCAAAGACGCTGCTGGACAAAGCGTTGACGCAGAGGCCCGACTACATTAAAGCCGTGGTAAAGAAAGCCGAGCTCCTCA GCCGGGAACAGAAATACGAAGATGGAATTGCTTTGCTAAGGAATGCCCTGGCCAATCAGAGTGACTGCATCCTGCATCGGATGTTAGGGGATTTCCTGGTAGCTGTTAATGAGTATCAAGAAGCCATGGACCAGTACAGTATCGCTCTAAG CCTGGATCCCAACGATCAGAAGTCTCTGGAGgggatgcagaagatggagaaagaagaaagcCCCACAGATGCTACCCAGGAGGAGGACGTGGACGACATGGAAGGGAGCGGGGAAGAAGGCGACTTGGAAGGCAGCGACAGCGAAGCCGCCCAGTGGGCCGACCAAGAGCAGTGGTTTGGCATGCAgtga